A portion of the Nitrospirota bacterium genome contains these proteins:
- a CDS encoding YajQ family cyclic di-GMP-binding protein, with translation MADLNSFDVVSQVDMQEVKNAVDQTVKEIRQRFDFKNSKTELTLKEKEKELVVLSDDEYKLKAVIEILKAKCVKRHVSLKALTFGATEEALGGTVRQTITIQSGLAADKAKQISQAIRDGKFKVQAQIQGEQIRVQSKSKDELQTVIAFLRQKDFGVDLQFTNYR, from the coding sequence ATGGCCGACCTGAATTCGTTCGACGTCGTCTCGCAGGTGGACATGCAGGAGGTCAAGAACGCCGTGGATCAGACCGTGAAGGAGATCCGCCAGCGGTTCGACTTCAAGAACTCGAAGACCGAGCTGACGCTCAAAGAAAAGGAAAAAGAGCTGGTCGTGCTGTCGGACGACGAGTACAAGCTCAAGGCCGTGATCGAGATCCTGAAGGCCAAGTGCGTCAAGCGCCACGTGTCGCTCAAGGCGCTCACGTTCGGCGCCACGGAGGAAGCGCTGGGCGGGACGGTCCGCCAGACGATCACGATCCAGAGCGGCCTCGCCGCCGACAAGGCCAAGCAGATCAGCCAGGCGATCCGGGACGGCAAGTTCAAAGTGCAGGCGCAAATCCAGGGAGAGCAGATCCGCGTCCAGAGCAAGAGCAAGGACGAGCTCCAGACCGTGATCGCGTTTCTCCGGCAAAAGGATTTCGGCGTGGACCTCCAGTTCACCAACTATCGGTGA
- the asnS gene encoding asparagine--tRNA ligase: MMTAIYIEEAARHVGREVTIRGWLRHRRSSGKIHFLIVRDGTGDIQAVVSKGTVGEEAFGQAARLTQESSLIVTGTLRQEPRAPGGYELDATRVETLQLAEPFPIQPKEHGVGFLMEHRHLWLRSSRQHAVLRIRHEIIRACRNFFDERGFTLLDAPIFTPNACEGTTTLFQTDYFDEKAYLTQSGQLYSEATAAAFGKVYCFGPTFRAEKSKTRRHLMEFWMVEPEVAFADLADTMELAEAFVSAIVERVLATRRPELAVLERDVGKLERVKPPFPRITYEEAVRLLQQKGNPIQLGDDFGGDEETLLSSEFDRPVIVHRYPAAVKAFYMQSDPARPDLALCMDMLAPEGYGEIIGGGQRIHEHDKLLSRIREHKLPEEAFRWYLDLRRYGSVPHAGFGMGIERAVAWICGLEHVRETIPFPRMLYKLYP, from the coding sequence ATGATGACGGCCATCTACATCGAAGAGGCCGCCCGCCACGTCGGGCGGGAAGTGACGATCCGCGGCTGGCTGCGGCACCGCCGCTCCAGCGGCAAGATCCACTTCCTGATCGTCCGGGACGGGACCGGCGACATCCAGGCCGTCGTGAGCAAGGGGACGGTCGGGGAAGAGGCGTTCGGCCAGGCGGCCAGGCTGACTCAGGAATCCTCCCTGATCGTGACCGGCACGTTGCGGCAGGAGCCCCGCGCCCCGGGCGGGTACGAGTTGGACGCGACCCGCGTCGAGACCCTCCAGCTCGCCGAGCCCTTCCCGATCCAGCCGAAGGAGCACGGAGTCGGGTTCCTGATGGAGCACCGGCACCTATGGCTGCGGTCCAGCCGTCAGCACGCGGTCCTGCGGATCAGGCACGAGATCATCCGCGCCTGCCGCAACTTCTTCGACGAGCGGGGGTTCACCCTCTTGGACGCGCCGATCTTCACGCCCAACGCCTGCGAGGGCACGACGACGCTTTTCCAGACCGACTACTTCGACGAGAAGGCCTATCTGACCCAGAGCGGGCAGCTCTACAGCGAGGCGACCGCGGCGGCCTTCGGAAAGGTCTATTGCTTCGGCCCGACGTTCCGGGCAGAGAAATCCAAGACGCGCCGCCACCTGATGGAATTCTGGATGGTCGAGCCGGAGGTGGCCTTCGCGGATCTGGCCGACACGATGGAGCTGGCCGAAGCCTTCGTCAGCGCCATCGTCGAGCGGGTGCTGGCCACGCGACGGCCCGAGCTCGCGGTGCTGGAGCGGGACGTGGGCAAGCTGGAGCGGGTGAAGCCGCCGTTCCCGAGAATCACGTATGAGGAGGCCGTGAGGCTGCTGCAGCAGAAGGGCAATCCGATCCAGCTCGGCGACGATTTCGGCGGGGACGAGGAGACGCTGCTCTCGAGCGAGTTCGACCGTCCGGTGATCGTCCATCGCTATCCTGCCGCGGTCAAGGCCTTCTACATGCAGAGCGATCCGGCGCGGCCCGATCTGGCCTTGTGCATGGACATGCTGGCCCCGGAGGGCTATGGGGAGATCATCGGCGGCGGGCAGCGCATACACGAACACGACAAGCTGCTGAGCCGGATTCGGGAGCACAAGCTGCCGGAGGAGGCGTTCCGCTGGTACCTGGATCTGCGGCGCTACGGCTCGGTGCCCCACGCGGGGTTCGGCATGGGGATTGAGCGGGCCGTCGCCTGGATCTGCGGCCTGGAGCACGTGCGCGAGACCATTCCGTTCCCGAGGATGCTCTATAAACTGTATCCATAA
- the rsmH gene encoding 16S rRNA (cytosine(1402)-N(4))-methyltransferase RsmH: MATSHVPVLAEEVVHWLACRPGGRYLDCTVGYGGHAARILELSAPDGILVGVDRDQEALRSARERLAPFGERARLVHGNFRELAAHLRSAGVPEVDGVIFDLGVSSVQLDRPERGFSFQADGPLDMRMDQAGGPTAAQLIRDLSEPELADLIYQYGEERYARRIARAIVRARAVRPIETTLQLASVIRGAVPPVYRHGRLHCATRTFQALRIAVNRELDVLEEAIRGAAAALAPGGRLCVISFHSLEDRIAKQTFRALSHGPEARLSVLTKKPVTPSDSECRDNPRARSAKLRVVERPPMGRSE; this comes from the coding sequence ATGGCCACTTCCCACGTCCCGGTTCTGGCTGAAGAGGTCGTTCACTGGCTGGCCTGCCGTCCCGGAGGCCGCTACCTCGATTGCACGGTCGGATACGGCGGCCATGCGGCCAGGATTCTGGAACTCAGTGCGCCTGACGGCATCCTGGTCGGAGTGGACCGGGATCAGGAAGCGCTCCGGTCGGCCCGCGAGCGGCTTGCGCCGTTCGGCGAGCGGGCGCGCTTGGTCCACGGCAATTTCCGCGAGCTCGCGGCGCATCTCCGTTCCGCGGGAGTTCCGGAGGTGGATGGCGTGATCTTCGATCTCGGCGTCTCATCGGTGCAGCTCGACCGGCCGGAGCGGGGATTCAGCTTCCAGGCCGACGGTCCGCTGGACATGCGGATGGATCAGGCCGGCGGCCCGACGGCCGCGCAGTTGATCCGGGACCTGTCCGAACCGGAGCTGGCCGACCTGATTTACCAGTACGGTGAGGAACGCTACGCGCGCCGCATCGCCCGCGCGATCGTGCGGGCCCGCGCCGTCCGCCCGATCGAGACGACGCTGCAGTTGGCCTCGGTGATCCGCGGCGCGGTCCCGCCCGTCTATCGCCACGGGCGCCTGCACTGCGCCACCAGGACCTTCCAGGCGCTGCGGATCGCAGTCAACCGGGAGCTCGACGTGCTGGAAGAGGCCATCCGCGGGGCCGCCGCGGCCCTGGCTCCCGGCGGGCGCCTCTGCGTCATCTCGTTCCATTCCCTGGAAGACCGGATCGCCAAGCAGACGTTCAGAGCCCTGTCGCACGGGCCGGAGGCCCGTCTGTCCGTCCTGACCAAGAAGCCGGTGACTCCCTCCGATTCGGAGTGCCGAGACAACCCGAGGGCTCGCAGCGCCAAGCTGCGGGTCGTCGAGCGTCCACCCATGGGGAGGTCGGAATGA
- a CDS encoding cell division protein FtsL, protein MKVVATLAGVALLLLVVWERVDVVRVGYQIEQLKVRKAMLHRERDELRVKVSALTAPDRIAKAASEKLGMGPPQQGQVVLVRVAREQPVLAASPAPPEIKLAKNEPLPGRIP, encoded by the coding sequence ATGAAGGTCGTCGCCACGCTGGCCGGGGTGGCTCTGTTGCTGCTCGTCGTCTGGGAACGGGTCGACGTCGTGCGGGTGGGCTACCAGATCGAACAGTTGAAGGTGAGGAAGGCGATGCTGCACCGGGAGCGCGACGAGCTCCGCGTGAAGGTCTCTGCGTTGACCGCGCCCGACCGGATCGCGAAGGCGGCCTCGGAGAAGCTGGGGATGGGGCCGCCGCAGCAGGGGCAGGTGGTCCTCGTGCGGGTGGCGCGCGAGCAGCCGGTTCTCGCGGCGAGCCCCGCGCCGCCCGAGATCAAGCTGGCCAAGAACGAGCCTCTTCCGGGGAGGATTCCGTGA
- a CDS encoding penicillin-binding protein 2 codes for MTQPDPYRWRRRIAVLVLMAGFAGVLFRLFTLQVLQAAELTVKADRQHRKAVTVEGGRGGIFDRQGRVLAMNLDVPSVFGVPASLENPSGVAHDLARVLHVRADEIERKLRQERSFVWIARKLDPEQGRHLERLSLEGIGTVLEGRRFYPKGPLLAHVLGFAGMDGQGLEGVERRYDRYLQGEKQQVVLQRDALGRTVFPKGLNEQAPAPGHNVTLTIDEVIQYIAEKELDEAVTASRAKSGTAIVMDPRTGAILAMAVNPKFDPNVMRAATPDHWRNRALTDTYEPGSTMKVVIAAAALEERIMEPGTMVFAENGRMEVASRVIHDHEKYGWLTFAQVIQHSSNIGTVKTAMKLGEERLYRYFRAFGFGERAEIDLPGEVPGQVKEPKDWERQSLASKAIGQEILITPLQLVTAVSAVANGGWLMRPYIASEIRDAQGTVLLQAGPQVRRRPISAETARALTGILEGVVTSGTGSRAAVPGFRVAGKTGTAQKLDPQTGAYSKTLTVASFAGFAPVEDPRLAIVVVVDEPQTEQWGGAIAAPVFRKIVEQALPYLGVPSKAPVKLAATGRRIGRAA; via the coding sequence GTGACCCAGCCGGATCCGTACCGCTGGCGCCGGCGCATCGCCGTTCTGGTCCTCATGGCGGGCTTTGCGGGTGTGCTGTTCCGCCTCTTCACCCTGCAGGTGCTCCAGGCGGCCGAGCTCACGGTCAAGGCGGATCGTCAGCACCGGAAGGCGGTCACCGTCGAAGGCGGCCGCGGGGGCATCTTCGACCGGCAGGGCCGCGTCCTGGCTATGAACCTGGACGTGCCCTCCGTCTTCGGAGTCCCGGCCTCGCTCGAGAACCCCAGCGGGGTCGCCCACGACCTGGCGCGGGTCCTCCACGTGCGGGCCGACGAGATCGAGCGGAAGCTGCGGCAGGAGCGGAGCTTCGTCTGGATCGCGCGCAAGCTCGATCCGGAGCAGGGCCGCCATCTGGAGCGGCTCTCGCTCGAGGGGATCGGGACGGTCCTGGAGGGGCGCCGCTTCTATCCCAAGGGGCCGCTGCTGGCGCACGTCCTCGGGTTCGCGGGGATGGACGGGCAGGGGCTGGAAGGGGTCGAACGCCGCTACGACCGGTACCTCCAGGGCGAGAAGCAGCAGGTGGTGCTGCAGCGCGACGCGTTGGGGCGCACGGTCTTCCCCAAGGGACTCAACGAGCAGGCCCCCGCGCCCGGCCACAACGTGACGCTGACGATCGACGAGGTGATCCAGTACATTGCGGAGAAGGAGCTGGACGAGGCCGTGACGGCCAGCCGGGCCAAGAGCGGGACCGCGATCGTGATGGACCCACGCACCGGCGCGATCCTCGCGATGGCGGTCAACCCGAAATTCGATCCCAACGTCATGCGGGCCGCCACCCCCGACCATTGGCGGAACCGCGCGCTCACCGACACCTACGAGCCGGGTTCGACCATGAAGGTCGTGATCGCGGCGGCCGCGCTGGAAGAGCGGATCATGGAGCCCGGCACGATGGTTTTCGCGGAGAACGGCCGGATGGAGGTGGCGAGCCGCGTCATCCACGACCACGAGAAGTACGGCTGGCTGACCTTCGCCCAGGTGATCCAGCACTCCAGCAACATCGGGACCGTCAAGACGGCCATGAAACTCGGCGAAGAGCGGCTCTACCGCTATTTCAGGGCCTTCGGGTTCGGGGAACGGGCCGAGATCGATTTGCCGGGAGAGGTGCCCGGCCAGGTCAAGGAGCCGAAGGACTGGGAGCGCCAGTCCCTCGCGTCCAAGGCGATCGGCCAGGAAATCCTGATCACGCCGCTGCAGCTCGTGACGGCCGTGTCGGCGGTGGCGAACGGCGGGTGGCTGATGCGCCCCTACATCGCGTCGGAGATCCGCGACGCGCAGGGGACGGTGCTGCTGCAGGCCGGCCCGCAAGTCCGCCGCCGGCCGATCTCTGCGGAGACCGCGCGGGCGCTCACCGGCATCCTCGAAGGCGTGGTGACCAGCGGCACCGGCAGCAGGGCGGCCGTGCCGGGGTTCCGGGTCGCGGGGAAGACCGGCACCGCCCAGAAGCTCGATCCGCAGACCGGCGCCTACTCCAAGACCCTCACGGTGGCCTCCTTCGCGGGGTTCGCGCCGGTCGAGGACCCGCGCCTGGCGATCGTGGTGGTCGTGGACGAGCCGCAGACCGAGCAGTGGGGCGGGGCGATCGCGGCGCCGGTGTTCCGGAAGATCGTCGAGCAGGCGCTCCCGTACCTCGGCGTCCCGTCGAAGGCGCCGGTCAAGCTGGCCGCAACCGGGCGCCGGATCGGGCGGGCGGCATGA
- a CDS encoding UDP-N-acetylmuramoyl-L-alanyl-D-glutamate--2,6-diaminopimelate ligase, whose translation MTFAELIAPLETVERRGALAVEVRGLTDDSRAVKPGSVFVAVKGEKADGHAFLRQAVATGAAGLVVESPAADLPVPTVVVPDSRRALGLLASRFHGDPSARLAMIGVTGTNGKTTITYLCKGMLEAAGCKVGLIGTVAYQIGTERLPAAHTTPGAVDLQALLARMVAAGMDAAVMEVSSHALALDRTVGCEFDVAIFTNLTQDHLDFHRDMDDYFRAKLKLFTGLAGTGLKVGPKRAIVNVDDERGLRIREACPAPVWTYSIRRPSDLRAEDVQLALAGTGFTAATPAGRFRVESRLVGEHNVYNLLAAVGVGLHEGLSPDQIRAGLRGVASVPGRFERVEAGQPFTVVVDYAHTEDALVRLLAAANRLKTGRIITVFGCGGDRDRSKRPKMGRAAVEGSDVVIATSDNPRTEDPLAILREVEAGVSAALASAGPRKVRYELIPDRRQAIEAAVREAQAGDMVLIAGKGHEDYQIVGTQRFHFDDREVAREAIGKLRA comes from the coding sequence ATGACCTTCGCCGAGCTCATCGCGCCGCTGGAGACCGTGGAACGGCGGGGGGCGCTCGCGGTGGAGGTGCGCGGCCTGACCGACGATTCCAGGGCCGTGAAGCCGGGCAGCGTCTTCGTGGCGGTCAAGGGGGAGAAGGCGGACGGCCACGCCTTTCTCCGGCAGGCGGTGGCGACCGGAGCGGCCGGCCTCGTCGTGGAGTCGCCGGCGGCCGACCTGCCGGTTCCCACGGTGGTCGTGCCCGATTCGCGTCGCGCGCTGGGTCTGCTGGCCAGCCGGTTTCACGGCGATCCATCGGCCCGCCTCGCGATGATCGGGGTGACCGGCACCAACGGCAAGACGACGATCACGTACCTCTGCAAGGGGATGCTGGAAGCGGCGGGGTGCAAGGTGGGGCTCATCGGCACCGTGGCCTACCAGATCGGGACCGAGCGGCTGCCCGCCGCCCACACGACGCCGGGCGCCGTGGATCTCCAGGCTCTCCTGGCCCGCATGGTGGCGGCGGGCATGGATGCGGCCGTGATGGAGGTCTCCTCGCACGCGCTGGCCCTGGACCGCACGGTCGGGTGCGAGTTCGACGTGGCGATCTTCACGAACCTGACCCAGGACCACCTGGACTTCCACCGGGACATGGACGACTACTTTCGGGCCAAGCTCAAACTGTTCACCGGCCTGGCCGGGACCGGCCTCAAGGTCGGTCCCAAGCGCGCGATCGTCAACGTAGACGACGAGCGGGGCCTGCGCATCCGCGAAGCCTGCCCCGCGCCGGTGTGGACCTACTCGATCAGACGGCCGTCCGACCTCCGGGCGGAGGACGTGCAGCTTGCCCTGGCCGGGACCGGCTTCACGGCCGCGACGCCCGCCGGCCGGTTCCGGGTGGAGAGCCGCCTCGTGGGCGAGCACAACGTGTACAACCTGCTGGCCGCCGTCGGCGTGGGGCTCCACGAGGGGCTGTCGCCGGACCAGATCCGGGCCGGCCTGCGGGGGGTCGCCAGCGTGCCGGGGCGGTTCGAGCGGGTGGAGGCGGGCCAGCCCTTCACGGTCGTCGTGGACTATGCCCACACGGAGGACGCGCTGGTCCGGCTGCTGGCGGCGGCGAACCGGCTCAAGACCGGCCGCATCATCACGGTCTTCGGCTGCGGGGGCGACCGGGACCGGAGCAAGCGGCCCAAGATGGGCCGGGCCGCGGTGGAGGGGAGCGACGTGGTGATCGCGACCTCGGACAATCCGCGGACCGAGGATCCGCTGGCGATCCTGCGCGAAGTGGAGGCCGGCGTCAGCGCGGCGCTGGCCTCGGCCGGACCCAGGAAGGTCCGGTACGAACTCATTCCCGACCGGCGGCAGGCCATTGAGGCGGCGGTCCGCGAGGCGCAAGCCGGCGACATGGTGCTGATCGCGGGGAAGGGCCACGAGGATTATCAGATCGTCGGAACGCAGCGCTTCCATTTCGACGATCGCGAAGTGGCGCGGGAAGCCATCGGGAAGCTCCGCGCCTGA
- the murF gene encoding UDP-N-acetylmuramoyl-tripeptide--D-alanyl-D-alanine ligase, giving the protein MAGLKGCIAEPASARAEDRRSVWDMLLFTVEEVLEVTGGRLLSGEPRGIKRVCTDSRDVRRGDLFVALAGERFDGHDFVATAIGRGAVGAIVQKPVPLPGAERPAGPGRRAEAAAPFLVKVPDTLAAFQQLAAHHRSRFRIPLVAVTGSNGKTTTKDMVAEVLAEWGTVLKTEGNLNNRVGVPQTLFRLTSKHETAVIEMGVDRKGQTARLCEIAHPTIGIITNIGPDHLEFFGSLAASAQAKGELLDLLPPDGAVVLNADDAYFDYLASRARCRVLSFGLSPQAEVRATDIVQDPRRGLSCKLVLPGRTRGTPVTLAVHGLHNLSNALAAAAVGFLLDMSGVAIARGLARFRPASMRSQIRNWRGIRIVNDCYNANPASMKAAVALLTELGAGGRTIAVLGDMLELGPDSPALHREVGASVAERGVSHLVACGTLGRGIAEGARAAGMDEGRIREAADAEAAGGIVKELARPGDVVLVKASRGMKMERAIETLTEKES; this is encoded by the coding sequence GTGGCGGGACTCAAGGGCTGCATCGCTGAACCGGCGTCGGCCAGAGCCGAGGACCGCCGCTCCGTTTGGGATATGCTGCTGTTCACGGTGGAAGAGGTGCTGGAAGTGACCGGCGGCCGGCTCCTGTCCGGTGAGCCCCGCGGAATCAAGCGGGTCTGCACCGACTCGCGGGACGTCCGTCGCGGAGACCTCTTCGTCGCCCTCGCGGGCGAGCGGTTCGACGGACACGACTTCGTCGCGACCGCGATCGGGCGGGGAGCGGTGGGCGCGATCGTGCAGAAGCCGGTTCCGCTTCCCGGCGCCGAGCGGCCGGCGGGGCCCGGCCGGCGGGCGGAGGCGGCCGCCCCCTTTCTCGTGAAGGTGCCGGACACGCTGGCGGCCTTCCAGCAACTGGCCGCCCACCACCGGAGCCGGTTCCGGATCCCGCTCGTGGCGGTGACGGGCAGCAACGGGAAGACGACGACGAAGGACATGGTCGCCGAGGTGCTCGCGGAGTGGGGGACGGTGCTCAAGACCGAGGGGAACCTGAACAACCGCGTCGGGGTTCCCCAGACCCTCTTCCGGCTGACGTCGAAACACGAGACGGCCGTCATCGAGATGGGGGTGGACCGCAAGGGGCAGACCGCCCGCCTCTGCGAGATCGCGCACCCGACGATCGGGATCATCACGAACATCGGGCCGGATCACCTGGAGTTCTTCGGAAGCCTGGCGGCCTCGGCCCAGGCCAAGGGCGAGCTGCTGGACCTGCTCCCGCCGGACGGCGCGGTCGTGCTGAACGCGGACGACGCCTACTTCGACTACCTGGCGTCCCGGGCCCGCTGCCGGGTCCTCTCGTTCGGCCTTTCGCCCCAGGCGGAGGTGCGGGCAACTGACATCGTCCAGGACCCCCGTCGCGGCCTGAGTTGCAAGCTCGTGCTGCCCGGGCGGACGCGCGGGACGCCGGTGACGCTCGCGGTCCACGGGCTGCACAACCTCTCGAACGCGCTCGCGGCGGCGGCGGTCGGGTTCCTGCTCGACATGAGCGGCGTGGCGATCGCCCGCGGACTGGCCCGGTTCCGGCCCGCCTCGATGAGGTCCCAGATCAGGAATTGGCGGGGCATCCGCATCGTCAACGACTGTTACAATGCGAACCCCGCTTCGATGAAGGCGGCCGTCGCGCTGTTGACCGAGCTGGGGGCCGGCGGGCGGACGATCGCCGTGCTCGGCGACATGCTGGAGCTGGGGCCGGACTCACCCGCGCTGCACCGGGAAGTCGGCGCGTCGGTGGCGGAGCGGGGCGTCTCGCACCTGGTCGCCTGCGGGACCCTCGGGCGGGGCATCGCCGAGGGGGCCCGCGCGGCCGGCATGGACGAGGGGCGGATCCGGGAAGCGGCGGACGCGGAAGCGGCCGGCGGGATCGTGAAGGAGCTGGCCCGGCCGGGCGACGTGGTGCTGGTCAAGGCGTCGCGCGGCATGAAGATGGAACGGGCCATCGAAACGCTGACGGAAAAGGAGAGCTAA
- the mraY gene encoding phospho-N-acetylmuramoyl-pentapeptide-transferase, translating to MLYLLLYPLHTEFSFLNVFRYLSFRIIYAAVTAFLIAFVLAPPLIRKLQEIRLGQQVRDDGPKTHLAKSGTPTMGGLLILFAVLLSTLLWADVTNPYVWLVVFATAGFGLIGFVDDYLKFVRRQSKGLTATQKFLAQGLVALGLGVFFYFLPGYSTKLSVPFFKTFTPDLGLLYIPFAILVIVGSSNAVNLTDGLDGLAVGPVMIASLAYTIVSYVVGNHVISDYLLIPYIEGAGELAVFTATIFGASLGFLWFNTYPASVFMGDVGSLPLGAALGTVAVASKHELLLILVGGVFVIEAISVIFQVISYKSRRKRIFLMAPIHHHFEMKGWEEPKVVVRLWIIAILLALLSLSTLKLR from the coding sequence ATGCTGTACCTGCTGCTCTATCCCCTGCACACAGAGTTCTCCTTCCTGAACGTCTTTCGCTACCTCAGCTTCCGGATCATCTATGCGGCGGTCACCGCCTTCCTCATCGCGTTTGTGCTGGCGCCGCCGCTGATCCGCAAGTTGCAGGAGATCCGGCTCGGGCAGCAGGTGCGGGACGACGGGCCCAAGACGCACTTGGCCAAGAGCGGGACGCCGACGATGGGCGGGCTCCTGATCCTGTTCGCGGTGCTGCTCTCGACCCTGCTCTGGGCCGACGTGACCAATCCCTACGTGTGGCTGGTGGTCTTCGCCACCGCGGGATTCGGGCTGATCGGGTTCGTGGACGACTACCTGAAGTTCGTGCGGCGGCAGTCCAAGGGGCTGACGGCCACGCAGAAATTCCTCGCGCAGGGGCTCGTGGCGCTGGGACTCGGCGTCTTCTTCTACTTCCTGCCCGGCTATTCCACCAAGCTGAGCGTGCCGTTCTTCAAGACCTTCACGCCGGACCTGGGACTCCTCTACATCCCGTTCGCGATCCTGGTCATCGTCGGGAGCTCCAACGCGGTCAACCTGACCGACGGCCTGGACGGTCTGGCGGTCGGGCCCGTGATGATCGCCTCGCTCGCCTACACGATCGTGAGCTACGTGGTCGGGAACCACGTCATCTCCGATTACCTGCTGATTCCCTACATCGAGGGGGCGGGGGAGCTGGCCGTCTTCACCGCGACGATCTTCGGGGCCAGCCTGGGCTTTCTCTGGTTCAATACCTATCCGGCCTCCGTCTTCATGGGGGACGTGGGCTCTCTTCCCTTGGGGGCGGCGCTGGGGACGGTGGCGGTGGCCAGCAAACACGAACTGCTGCTGATCCTGGTGGGCGGCGTGTTCGTGATCGAGGCCATCTCGGTCATCTTCCAGGTGATCTCCTACAAGTCGCGCAGGAAACGGATCTTCCTCATGGCGCCGATCCACCACCATTTCGAGATGAAGGGGTGGGAGGAGCCGAAGGTGGTGGTGCGGCTCTGGATCATCGCGATCCTGTTGGCGCTGCTGAGTCTGAGCACGCTGAAGCTACGGTGA
- the murD gene encoding UDP-N-acetylmuramoyl-L-alanine--D-glutamate ligase: MDLGGARVTVVGLARSGVAAARLLLALGARVTVADGKAESELGEALTRLDRRALSLRLGQGYESAFDGADLIVISPGVPFRLPSLEAARRRGVAVIGELELASRFLSGPIVAVTGTNGKSTTATLAGLFLKESGKRAFVGGNLGTPLCEAALACLRAGTATPYEYVVAEVSSFQLETVERFRPWLAALLNITTDHLDRYDSLEDYVAAKARIFENQTGQDVALLNLDDERVAGLARLVRARKMGFTVRRAGLAGGEGAWLQGDRLMVTIGGKAEEVCRRNELRLLGSHNVANVLAASVIGALCGCPAGAMRRVLGTFPGLEHALELVRERQGVKFVNDSKGTNVDATVKALESLDAPVLLIAGGKDKGGDFARLREPVLRRAKRVILIGEAAPRIREALRGWERVAQAGSLREAVEQAAREAGAGDVVLLSPACASFDMFRDYQDRGRQFKELVNSLP; this comes from the coding sequence ATGGATCTCGGAGGAGCGCGGGTCACTGTGGTCGGGCTGGCCCGCAGCGGCGTGGCGGCGGCCCGCCTGCTTTTGGCCCTGGGAGCCAGAGTCACCGTGGCCGACGGCAAGGCCGAGTCGGAGCTGGGCGAAGCGCTGACCAGGCTGGACCGGCGCGCCCTGTCGCTCCGCCTGGGCCAGGGCTACGAATCCGCATTCGATGGGGCCGACCTGATCGTGATCAGTCCCGGCGTGCCGTTCCGGCTTCCGTCGCTGGAGGCGGCCAGGCGACGGGGCGTGGCGGTGATCGGAGAACTGGAGCTGGCCTCCCGGTTTCTGAGCGGACCGATCGTGGCCGTGACCGGGACCAACGGGAAGAGCACCACCGCGACGCTGGCCGGGCTCTTTCTGAAGGAGAGCGGCAAGCGGGCCTTCGTGGGCGGCAACCTGGGCACGCCCCTCTGCGAAGCGGCGCTCGCCTGCCTCCGGGCGGGGACGGCAACGCCCTATGAATACGTCGTGGCGGAGGTGTCCAGCTTTCAACTGGAGACGGTCGAGCGGTTCCGTCCCTGGCTGGCGGCGCTGCTCAACATCACGACGGATCACCTGGACCGGTACGACTCCCTCGAGGACTATGTCGCGGCCAAGGCCAGGATCTTCGAGAACCAGACCGGGCAGGACGTGGCGCTGCTGAACCTGGACGACGAGCGGGTGGCGGGCCTGGCGCGGCTGGTCCGCGCGAGGAAGATGGGATTCACCGTCCGCCGAGCCGGGCTGGCCGGCGGAGAGGGTGCGTGGCTCCAGGGTGATCGGCTCATGGTGACGATCGGCGGGAAGGCCGAGGAGGTCTGCCGGCGCAACGAGCTCAGGCTCCTGGGCTCGCACAACGTGGCCAACGTCCTGGCTGCCTCCGTGATCGGCGCGCTCTGCGGCTGTCCGGCCGGCGCCATGCGCCGGGTGCTCGGGACCTTCCCCGGGCTCGAGCATGCGCTGGAGCTCGTGCGGGAACGGCAGGGGGTCAAGTTCGTCAACGATTCGAAGGGCACGAACGTGGACGCCACGGTCAAGGCCCTGGAAAGCCTGGACGCGCCGGTCCTGCTCATCGCGGGCGGCAAGGACAAGGGAGGGGACTTCGCGCGGCTCCGCGAGCCGGTGCTGCGCCGCGCGAAGCGGGTCATCCTCATCGGCGAAGCGGCGCCGCGCATCCGGGAGGCGCTGCGCGGGTGGGAGCGCGTCGCGCAGGCCGGCTCCCTGCGCGAGGCGGTGGAGCAGGCGGCGCGCGAGGCGGGCGCGGGGGACGTGGTGCTGCTGTCCCCGGCCTGCGCCAGCTTCGACATGTTCCGGGACTATCAGGACCGTGGCCGGCAGTTCAAGGAGCTGGTCAACAGCCTCCCGTGA